A stretch of the Gossypium hirsutum isolate 1008001.06 chromosome D07, Gossypium_hirsutum_v2.1, whole genome shotgun sequence genome encodes the following:
- the LOC107958654 gene encoding LOW QUALITY PROTEIN: inorganic phosphate transporter 1-4 (The sequence of the model RefSeq protein was modified relative to this genomic sequence to represent the inferred CDS: inserted 1 base in 1 codon): MAGEQLQVLNALDVAKTQWYHFTAIIIAGMGFFTDAYDLFCISLVTKLLGRIYYHVDGMEKPGSLPPNVSAAVNGVAFCGTLAGQLFFGWLGDKLGRKKVYGMTLMLMVICSVASGLSFGHTPKSVMATLCFFRFWLGFGIGGDYPLSATIMSEYANKKTRGAFIAAVFAMQGXGILAGGIFAIILSSSFNAMFEAPPYEVDALRSTVPQADYVWRIILMVGALPAALTYYWRMKMPETARYTALVAKNAKRAASDMSKVLQMDIEAEPQKIEQIKEQKSGFGLFTKEFAKRHGLHLLGTTSTWFLLDIAFYSQNLFQKDIFSAIGWIPSAKSMNAIDEVYRIARAQTLIALCSTVPGYWFTVAFIDKMGRFAIQLMGFFFMTVFMFALAIPYDHWTHKDNRIGFVIMYSLTFFFANFGPNATTFVVPAEIFPARLRSTCHGISAASGKLGAIVGAFGFLYLAQNQDKAKADAGYPAGIGVKNSLIVLGVVNALGFLFTFLVPESKGKSLEEMSGENEDNEPQGEAEPPSSSGRREAPVA, encoded by the exons ATGGCGGGAGAACAATTGCAGGTGCTTAATGCTCTTGATGTAGCCAAAACACAATGGTATCATTTCACAGCTATCATCATTGCTGGGATGGGTTTCTTCACTGATGCATATGATCTCTTCTGCATATCTCTTGTCACCAAATTGCTTGGCCGCATATACTATCATGTTGATGGTATGGAGAAGCCTGGAAGTTTGCCTCCCAATGTATCGGCTGCAGTTAATGGTGTAGCGTTCTGCGGAACACTAGCAGGCCAGCTCTTCTTTGGTTGGCTTGGTGATAAGCTAGGCCGAAAGAAGGTGTATGGTATGACTCTAATGCTCATGGTCATATGCTCTGTTGCATCAGGTCTCTCTTTTGGTCATACCCCTAAATCTGTCATGGCAACCCTTTGCTTCTTCCggttttggcttggttttggCATTGGTGGCGACTATCCACTGTCTGCCACCATCATGTCTGAATATGCTAACAAGAAGACTCGCGGGGCTTTCATTGCGGCAGTGTTTGCAATGCAAG TTGGAATTTTAGCAGGTGGTATTTTTGCAATTATATTATCCTCTTCATTCAACGCCATGTTTGAAGCTCCACCGTATGAGGTTGATGCGCTTCGCTCCACGGTTCCGCAAGCAGACTATGTTTGGCGTATTATTTTGATGGTTGGAGCACTCCCGGCTGCTCTTACCTACTATTGGAGGATGAAGATGCCTGAAACTGCTCGTTACACTGCACTTGTTGCTAAGAATGCAAAGCGGGCCGCATCTGATATGTCAAAGGTCCTACAGATGGACATTGAGGCTGAGCCACAAAAGATTGAGCAAATAAAAGAGCAGAAATCTGGATTCGGTTTGTTTACTAAGGAGTTTGCTAAACGTCATGGGCTTCACTTGCTTGGAACAACAAGCACTTGGTTCTTGCTTGACATTGCATTCTACAGCCAGAATTTGTTCCAAAAGGATATCTTTAGTGCTATTGGCTGGATTCCTTCTGCAAAGTCCATGAATGCCATTGATGAAGTTTACAGAATTGCAAGGGCACAAACACTGATTGCTCTTTGCAGCACTGTACCAGGCTACTGGTTCACAGTGGCTTTCATTGATAAGATGGGAAGATTTGCCATCCAATTAATGGGATTTTTCTTCATGACTGTGTTTATGTTTGCACTGGCTATCCCGTATGACCACTGGACCCACAAGGACAATCGAATCGGCTTTGTTATTATGTACTCATTGACTTTCTTCTTTGCGAATTTCGGACCTAATGCCACCACATTCGTCGTACCAGCCGAGATTTTCCCAGCAAGGTTGAGGTCCACCTGCCACGGTATCTCAGCAGCCTCGGGAAAGCTTGGTGCTATTGTTGGCGCATTCGGGTTCTTGTATTTAGCTCAGAACCAGGATAAAGCCAAGGCAGATGCAGGGTACCCTGCAGGCATTGGGGTGAAGAATTCACTTATTGTATTAGGTGTAGTCAATGCCTTGGGCTTCCTCTTCACTTTCTTGGTGCCAGAATCAAAAGGAAAATCTTTAGAAGAAATGTCAGGCGAGAACGAAGATAACGAACCACAAGGAGAGGCAGAGCCGCCATCATCTAGTGGCCGCAGGGAAGCTCCAGTTGCGTAA
- the LOC107958653 gene encoding chromatin modification-related protein MEAF6 isoform X3, producing MVAVTIHSSFFLGQRGSSTPSAMLATLLSRRAKLQEELGNIERQVYDMETSYLQDPGQCGNVLKGFEGFLSSSNKNTALHLLKLICSSKRSRKFQPEDRLFSLSSVASPVAEEVATCHC from the exons ATGGTAGCCGTTACGATACATTCTTCTTTTTTTCTAG GTCAGAGAGGATCATCAACCCCGTCGGCTATGCTGGCTACTTTGCTTAGTAGAAGAGCTAAGCTTCAAGAAGAGCTTGGAAACATCGAGAGACAA GTGTACGATATGGAGACTAGTTATTTACAGGATCCAGGTCAATGCGGCAATGTTTTGAAAGGTTTTGAGGGGTTCCTCTCTTCATCTAATAAGAACACTGCCCT CCATTTATTGAAGTTGATTTGCAGCTCGAAGCGGTCCAGGAAGTTCCAGCCTGAAGACAGGCTATTCTCATTATCTTCGGTCGCTTCTCCAGTG GCTGAAGAGGTTGCCACTTGCCACTGCTAG
- the LOC107958651 gene encoding protein root UVB sensitive 2, chloroplastic, with product MLMDSGRVISYLRVWVLNSSKSHPTLKKKQKAALSSKVKTGKLPLSDCSARTSPDSRAFNILSSLWLQMNLLDKLKRQTKKEPGEVKAPQVQVQVPVYWLETSDTVSRRYEFEPDGYLSVKVVNDSRPVYHRVVESFLNKFFPSGYPYSVNEGYLRYTQFRALQHMTSAALSVLSTQSLLFAAGLRPTPAQATAVSWILKDGMQHMGKLICSNLGARMDSEPKRWRILADVLYDLGTGLEVLSPLCPHLFLEVAGLGNFAKGMAVVAARATRLPIYSSFAKEGNLSDLFAKGEAISTLFNVVGLGVGIHLASTVCSSMQGKLIAGPLLSIIHVFSVVEEMRAAPINTLNPQRTAMIVADFLKTGKVSSPADLRYREDLLFPGRLIEDAGNVKVGRALHKVVKPSKLQEWKEIFPEEKFVLSHGNKWTDMLLEHNATAEDALRGWLVAAYATSMEKSFHEPSASMLQDAYDKMNSMFTPFLNELQAKGWHTDRFLDGTGSRFAF from the exons ATGTTAATGGATTCGGGTCGGGTAATATCATATCTTCGGGTTTGGGTTTTGAATAGTAGTAAGTCACATCCCAcattaaagaaaaaacaaaaggcaGCTTTATCGTCGAAAGTGAAAACCGGAAAGCTTCCCCTTTCCGATTGCTCCGCTCGGACTTCCCCCGATTCTCGCGCCTTCAATATTTTATCTTCCCTTTGGCTCCAAATGAATTTGCTG GATAAGCTGAAGAGGCAAACAAAGAAGGAACCGGGTGAAGTTAAAGCACCCCAAGTCCAAGTCCAAGTTCCAGTTTACTGGCTCGAGACCTCCGATACCGTCTCTCGTCGTTATGAGTTTGAACCCGACGGCTACCTCTCT GTGAAGGTGGTTAATGATTCAAGACCAGTATACCATAGGGTGGTTGAATCTTTCCTGAATAAGTTTTTCCCCTCTGGATATCCTTATAG TGTGAATGAGGGTTACCTTAGATACACACAATTTCGGGCATTGCAACACATGACAAGTGCAGCATTATCGGTTTTATCGACTCAG TCACTTTTATTTGCTGCAGGCTTGCGACCTACCCCTGCTCAGGCAACTGCAGTTAGCTGG ATATTGAAAGACGGAATGCAGCATATGGGAAAGCTCATATGCAGTAATTTAGGTGCAAGAATGGACTCAGAACCAAAACGTTGGAGAATTTTGG CTGATGTGCTCTATGATTTGGGTACTGGTTTGGAAGTTCTTTCACCTTTATGTCCTCACCTTTTTCTCGAAGTAGCAGGGCTCGGTAATTTTGCAAAG GGAATGGCAGTGGTTGCTGCAAGGGCAACTAGATTACCAATATATTCTTCATTTGCCAAAGAAGGGAATCTTAGTGACCTATTTGCAAAAGGAGAGGCCATATCAACACTTTTCAACGTGGTTGGGTTAGGTGTTGGGATTCACTTGGCATCTACTGTTTGCTCATCAATGCAAGGGAAG TTGATTGCTGGGCCTCTTCTTTCCATCATTCATGTGTTTAGTGTCGTCGAAGAAATGCGAGCTGCACCAATTAATACATTGAATCCTCAGAGGACTGCCATGATTGTGGCTGATTTTCTAAAG ACTGGAAAGGTATCTAGCCCTGCCGATCTCAGATACCGGGAAGACCTCCTATTTCCTGGACGGCTAATCGAAGATGCTGGAAATGTGAAAGTAGGAAGGGCTTTGCACAAGGTTGTCAAGCCTTCAAAGCTTCAGGAATGGAAAGAAATATTCCCGGAAGAGAAGTTTGTTTTGAGTCATGGAAATAAATGGACTGACATGTTGTTAGAACATAATGCTACTGCAGAAGATGCACTAAGAGGTTGGCTAGTTGCTGCGTACGCCACAAGCATGGAGAAGTCCTTCCATGAGCCAAGTGCTAGTATGTTGCAAGATGCGTACGACAAGATGAACAGCATGTTCACTCCATTCCTGAATGAGCTACAGGCTAAAGGTTGGCATA
- the LOC107958653 gene encoding uncharacterized protein isoform X1 — translation MVAVTIHSSFFLGQRGSSTPSAMLATLLSRRAKLQEELGNIERQVYDMETSYLQDPGQCGNVLKARSGPGSSSLKTGYSHYLRSLLQWLKRLPLATARDGEPVICRGKPKKGRGREAKKMRHFSEPDYDYDDDPDVTL, via the exons ATGGTAGCCGTTACGATACATTCTTCTTTTTTTCTAG GTCAGAGAGGATCATCAACCCCGTCGGCTATGCTGGCTACTTTGCTTAGTAGAAGAGCTAAGCTTCAAGAAGAGCTTGGAAACATCGAGAGACAA GTGTACGATATGGAGACTAGTTATTTACAGGATCCAGGTCAATGCGGCAATGTTTTGAAAG CTCGAAGCGGTCCAGGAAGTTCCAGCCTGAAGACAGGCTATTCTCATTATCTTCGGTCGCTTCTCCAGTG GCTGAAGAGGTTGCCACTTGCCACTGCTAGAGATGGTGAGCCTGTAATATGCAG AGGAAAACCGAAGAAGGGAAGAGGTAGAGAAGCAAAGAAAATGCGACACTTCAGTGAACCAGATTATGACTATGATGATGATCCTGATGTGACTTTATGA
- the LOC107958653 gene encoding chromatin modification-related protein MEAF6 isoform X6, whose product MVAVTIHSSFFLGQRGSSTPSAMLATLLSRRAKLQEELGNIERQVYDMETSYLQDPGQCGNVLKGFEGFLSSSNKNTALSKRSRKFQPEDRLFSLSSVASPVAEEVATCHC is encoded by the exons ATGGTAGCCGTTACGATACATTCTTCTTTTTTTCTAG GTCAGAGAGGATCATCAACCCCGTCGGCTATGCTGGCTACTTTGCTTAGTAGAAGAGCTAAGCTTCAAGAAGAGCTTGGAAACATCGAGAGACAA GTGTACGATATGGAGACTAGTTATTTACAGGATCCAGGTCAATGCGGCAATGTTTTGAAAGGTTTTGAGGGGTTCCTCTCTTCATCTAATAAGAACACTGCCCT CTCGAAGCGGTCCAGGAAGTTCCAGCCTGAAGACAGGCTATTCTCATTATCTTCGGTCGCTTCTCCAGTG GCTGAAGAGGTTGCCACTTGCCACTGCTAG
- the LOC107958653 gene encoding chromatin modification-related protein MEAF6 isoform X4, with protein sequence MVAVTIHSSFFLGQRGSSTPSAMLATLLSRRAKLQEELGNIERQVYDMETSYLQDPGQCGNVLKGICMSCVSHLLKLICSSKRSRKFQPEDRLFSLSSVASPVAEEVATCHC encoded by the exons ATGGTAGCCGTTACGATACATTCTTCTTTTTTTCTAG GTCAGAGAGGATCATCAACCCCGTCGGCTATGCTGGCTACTTTGCTTAGTAGAAGAGCTAAGCTTCAAGAAGAGCTTGGAAACATCGAGAGACAA GTGTACGATATGGAGACTAGTTATTTACAGGATCCAGGTCAATGCGGCAATGTTTTGAAAG GGATTTGTATGTCATGCGTCAGCCATTTATTGAAGTTGATTTGCAGCTCGAAGCGGTCCAGGAAGTTCCAGCCTGAAGACAGGCTATTCTCATTATCTTCGGTCGCTTCTCCAGTG GCTGAAGAGGTTGCCACTTGCCACTGCTAG
- the LOC107958649 gene encoding protein LTV1 homolog, producing the protein MGKKKFIDKKKSATFQLLARDSSDPNYSDSPGSDRVFVRVDNNPVSFDTVFDEDNNCYNDCQYDNEDSIFADAPNDNGDSGDDYDRVLGSSSRMVVNDKGALPENVRKEILELGFPDDGYNYLIHLREIRNTGGGSAFYHNPKFKPDQLPHDVKAYDASRVQISNSKGNYNEKSIYSVASNTLNARMNKVFDPEVAALLDDSDLSRFGSDIEDLEEDFIVRANTGEEGEGDESGKKLNFVEEFEFIDASVKNADTKSGNQEIANEVRNYQGEEKPRSRRLLDEQFDILELKEYGSDDDDDDCEGYMAEEEEFLADKLKNVLNENDMDDLEHDDVYKAPADLLHGSKSPKSKELTADIMRRCAEYAENYENESEDEKVMVVQESSDESEQFDCESIISTYSTLDNHPGKIEAPGVTRKKKLAETVSGALSAKSQVISLRGKEKLPLDFLPNSRKATAEKVKIAGSIIPEQHKRKQHGQETKEEKKERKLAVKKERSEARKMKKAMKELYRSETQQAQKVAAISGPSAIRLM; encoded by the exons ATGGGAAAAAAGAAATTCATCGATAAAAAGAAATCAGCGACATTCCAACTACTTGCTCGAGACTCTTCTGATCCCAATTACAGTGACTCACCTGGTAGCGACCGAGTCTTTGTCCGAGTCGACAATAATCCTGTCTCCTTTGACACCGTCTTTGATGAAGATAATAATTGTTATAATGACTGTCAATATGATAATGAGGACTCTATATTTGCCGATGCACCCAATGACAATGGTGACAGTGGTGATGATTATGATAGAGTGTTGGGAAGCTCCTCTCGTATGGTCGTGAACGATAAGGGTGCATTGCCGGAGAATGTCAGGAAGGAGATTTTGGAGCTAGGGTTTCCAGATGATGGTTACaattatttgattcatttgaGAGAGATTAGAAACACCGGTGGAGGCTCTGCTTTCTATCATAACCCTAAGTTCAAGCCTGACCAGCTTCCTCATGATGTTAAG GCCTATGATGCTTCAAGAGTACAGATATCAAATTCAAAAGGGAATTATAATGAGAAATCGATTTACAGTGTTGCTTCAAATACACTTAATGCTAGGATGAACAAAGTGTTTGATCCTGAAGTGGCTGCTCTGCTTGATGATAGTGATTTGTCGCGTTTTGGATCTGATATTGAGGATTTGGAGGAGGATTTCATTGTTAGGGCAAACACTGGTGAAGAAGGGGAGGGTGATGAGAGTGGTAAGAAGTTGAATTTTGTTGAAGAATTTGAGTTTATTGATGCCAGTGTTAAGAATGCTGATACAAAATCCGGCAATCAAGAGATTGCAAATGAAGTAAGGAATTACCAAGGGGAAGAAAAGCCACGCTCCCGGCGCCTTTTGGATGAGCAATTCGACATT CTTGAACTTAAAGAATATGGCTCCGATGACGACGATGATGATTGTGAGGGTTACATGGCTGAAGAAGAAGAGTTTCTGGCAGACAAGCTGAAAAATGTTCTAAATGAAAATGATATGGATGATTTGGAGCATGATGATGTATATAAAGCTCCTGCTGATTTATTGCATGGTAGTAAGAGTCCTAAAAGCAAGGAGCTAACTGCTGATATCATGCGTCGTTGTGCTGAATACGccgaaaattatgaaaatgaaagtgAAGATGAAAAAGTGATGGTTGTGCAAGAAAGCAGCGATGAATCAGAACAATTTGATTGTGAGAGCATCATCTCCACGTATTCGACCCTTGATAACCACCCAGGAAAAATTGAAGCTCCGGGGGTAACTAGGAAAAAGAAGTTAGCTGAAACTGTTTCTGGGGCTTTGAGTGCCAAAAGTCAGGTGATATCCCTCAGGGGAAAAGAAAAGCTCCCGCTAGACTTTTTACCTAATAGCAGGAAGGCTACAGCAGAAAAAGTAAAGATTGCAGGTAGCATAATACCCGAACAGCATAAGAGAAAGCAACATGGTCAGGAGACTAAGGAGGAAAAGAAAGAACGGAAG CTTGCTGTAAAAAAGGAACGAAGTGAAGCACGGAAAATGAAAAAGGCAATGAAAGAGCTATACCGGAGTGAAACCCAGCAAGCTCAGAAAGTAGCTGCTATATCTGGCCCATCTGCCATTCGATTAAT GTGA
- the LOC107958653 gene encoding chromatin modification-related protein MEAF6 isoform X5: MDHNGQRGSSTPSAMLATLLSRRAKLQEELGNIERQVYDMETSYLQDPGQCGNVLKGFEGFLSSSNKNTALHLLKLICSSKRSRKFQPEDRLFSLSSVASPVAEEVATCHC; this comes from the exons ATGGATCACAATG GTCAGAGAGGATCATCAACCCCGTCGGCTATGCTGGCTACTTTGCTTAGTAGAAGAGCTAAGCTTCAAGAAGAGCTTGGAAACATCGAGAGACAA GTGTACGATATGGAGACTAGTTATTTACAGGATCCAGGTCAATGCGGCAATGTTTTGAAAGGTTTTGAGGGGTTCCTCTCTTCATCTAATAAGAACACTGCCCT CCATTTATTGAAGTTGATTTGCAGCTCGAAGCGGTCCAGGAAGTTCCAGCCTGAAGACAGGCTATTCTCATTATCTTCGGTCGCTTCTCCAGTG GCTGAAGAGGTTGCCACTTGCCACTGCTAG
- the LOC107958653 gene encoding uncharacterized protein isoform X2 — protein MDHNGQRGSSTPSAMLATLLSRRAKLQEELGNIERQVYDMETSYLQDPGQCGNVLKARSGPGSSSLKTGYSHYLRSLLQWLKRLPLATARDGEPVICRGKPKKGRGREAKKMRHFSEPDYDYDDDPDVTL, from the exons ATGGATCACAATG GTCAGAGAGGATCATCAACCCCGTCGGCTATGCTGGCTACTTTGCTTAGTAGAAGAGCTAAGCTTCAAGAAGAGCTTGGAAACATCGAGAGACAA GTGTACGATATGGAGACTAGTTATTTACAGGATCCAGGTCAATGCGGCAATGTTTTGAAAG CTCGAAGCGGTCCAGGAAGTTCCAGCCTGAAGACAGGCTATTCTCATTATCTTCGGTCGCTTCTCCAGTG GCTGAAGAGGTTGCCACTTGCCACTGCTAGAGATGGTGAGCCTGTAATATGCAG AGGAAAACCGAAGAAGGGAAGAGGTAGAGAAGCAAAGAAAATGCGACACTTCAGTGAACCAGATTATGACTATGATGATGATCCTGATGTGACTTTATGA
- the LOC107958653 gene encoding chromatin modification-related protein MEAF6 isoform X7: MDHNGQRGSSTPSAMLATLLSRRAKLQEELGNIERQVYDMETSYLQDPGQCGNVLKGICMSCVSHLLKLICSSKRSRKFQPEDRLFSLSSVASPVAEEVATCHC; encoded by the exons ATGGATCACAATG GTCAGAGAGGATCATCAACCCCGTCGGCTATGCTGGCTACTTTGCTTAGTAGAAGAGCTAAGCTTCAAGAAGAGCTTGGAAACATCGAGAGACAA GTGTACGATATGGAGACTAGTTATTTACAGGATCCAGGTCAATGCGGCAATGTTTTGAAAG GGATTTGTATGTCATGCGTCAGCCATTTATTGAAGTTGATTTGCAGCTCGAAGCGGTCCAGGAAGTTCCAGCCTGAAGACAGGCTATTCTCATTATCTTCGGTCGCTTCTCCAGTG GCTGAAGAGGTTGCCACTTGCCACTGCTAG
- the LOC107961338 gene encoding uncharacterized protein, translating to MISMEKKGFNVRMMLLFLGLCCLIISSAAVPTTNEGNFLKFKFGNKELFPSSVQDLLVQDLKKSSEAEEVFGEYLGHEFDEERMLMEITDYPPTGASHKHEPFPPPPENKKP from the exons ATGATTAGCATGGAGAAGAAAGGTTTTAATGTTAGAATGATGCTACTTTTTCTGGGTTTATGTTGCCTAATCATTTCTTCTGCTGCTGTTCCTACAACAAATGAGGgtaatttcttaaaatttaagtTTGGAAATAAGGAATTATTCCCTTCTTCCGTCCAAGATTTACTTGTTCAG GACTTGAAAAAATCAAGTGAAGCTGAGGAAGTGTTTGGGGAATATTTAGGACATGAATTCGATGAAGAAAGGATGCTAATGGAAATCACAGATTATCCACCAACTGGTGCCAGCCACAAGCATGAACCCTTTCCACCTCCACCCGAAAACAAAAAACCCTAA